The following are encoded together in the Sediminitomix flava genome:
- a CDS encoding LOG family protein encodes MSNHHNLPSDDASDKKENKHKDWNQVKGSNSWMIFKVMSEFVEGFEKLTKIGPCVTLFGSARTPQDHQYYKLAEDIAYKLVSQGYGVITGGGPGIMEAANRGANKGKGTSVGLNIMLPFEQGANQYIDQDKLLTFDFFFVRKVMFVKYAQGFIVMPGGLGTLDELFEAYTLIQTKKIDRFPIVLVGSSFWKGLIDWIKETLLEKEKNISPEDLNLISIVDTADEAVKVIDEFYARYLLSPNF; translated from the coding sequence ATGAGTAATCATCACAACTTACCTTCTGATGACGCTTCAGATAAAAAAGAGAATAAACATAAAGACTGGAATCAGGTCAAGGGTTCTAACTCTTGGATGATATTCAAAGTCATGTCTGAATTTGTAGAAGGATTTGAAAAACTTACCAAAATAGGTCCTTGTGTTACTTTGTTTGGTTCGGCACGTACACCACAAGACCATCAGTATTATAAATTGGCAGAAGATATTGCTTACAAACTCGTTTCACAGGGCTATGGTGTCATTACGGGTGGTGGACCTGGAATAATGGAAGCCGCAAACCGCGGAGCGAATAAAGGCAAAGGAACATCAGTAGGTTTAAATATTATGCTTCCTTTTGAACAAGGAGCCAATCAATATATAGATCAAGACAAACTGCTAACCTTTGATTTTTTCTTTGTCAGAAAAGTAATGTTCGTCAAATATGCTCAAGGATTTATCGTAATGCCTGGAGGTTTAGGTACCCTCGATGAACTTTTTGAGGCTTATACCCTCATTCAGACTAAAAAAATTGACCGTTTCCCAATCGTGCTTGTTGGTTCATCTTTTTGGAAAGGGCTTATAGATTGGATAAAAGAAACACTTTTAGAAAAGGAAAAAAATATAAGTCCAGAAGATTTGAACCTCATAAGTATAGTTGATACCGCAGATGAAGCGGTAAAAGTGATTGACGAATTCTATGCTAGATACCTACTATCTCCGAACTTCTAA
- a CDS encoding DUF427 domain-containing protein — protein MKAYWNSKLLAESDKTIIIENNHYFPPESLNKEFFQDNSTHSTCPWKGQASYFDVVVDGKINKDAAWYYPEPSELAKNIKNYVAFWKGVEVVKE, from the coding sequence ATGAAAGCGTATTGGAACAGTAAATTATTAGCTGAAAGTGACAAAACCATCATAATTGAGAACAATCACTACTTCCCTCCTGAGTCTTTGAACAAAGAGTTTTTTCAAGATAATTCGACCCATTCTACCTGTCCTTGGAAGGGGCAAGCATCTTATTTTGATGTGGTGGTAGATGGGAAAATAAATAAAGATGCAGCTTGGTATTATCCAGAGCCAAGCGAGTTGGCTAAGAATATTAAAAACTATGTAGCTTTTTGGAAAGGGGTAGAGGTCGTGAAGGAATAA
- a CDS encoding phosphoenolpyruvate carboxylase: protein MNKKESKTTLEIIKEKVGKPYDDLTFLLTCLKEVLEENGEKELANQVPWVNANPSSQVLDERLIQLFSLCFQLLNTVEENGEVQNRRKSESKNGLTTEGLWGARLKNLKDAGYSEKEIAEHLKNITIEPVLTAHPTEAKRTTVLEHNRNMYLMMVKRENQMYSTYEQNQIKKEIKTMLDTLWQTGEIFIEKPKVSDELRNILYYLTNIFPTALPLLDIRLAQAWEDAGFDKKLIEKVTDRPKISFGDWVGGDRDGNPFVTDTVTKHTLSELRLNAIIHIRESMLELIKRLSYSKEYTEMPKKFIDRINEMRTELGSQADKALERNRGEAYRQFLGLCLLKLPIKIDNHNIELAESDTSYFYSKDLLNDLNLLQDVLIEKGARNGALVYVNNTIRVVDTFGFHLAKLDIRQNSSFHDKAITQLMNAAGIEGNFEEWNEEKRLVFLNNELQSNRPFSYKGAPLEKEAQTVKECYEVIADQVNKYGLNGIGALIVSMTRSVSDLLAVFVLCREVGLTVQTEEGLVCKLPVVPLFETIEDLQQSPQIMENFLDHPLTKRSLEYQRKVNEWTKPRQMIMVGYSDSNKDGGVIASQWSLFHSQDRLSTVAKNRGLHMTFFHGKGGSISRGAGPTHMFLESLPPSSVNGYMRLTEQGESIEQKYSNKMTACYNLELLAAGSAEVTIKGDNDKENIYPYTKTFSWMAEESKKTYVELLNHPNFIKYFAEATPIDAIESSRIGSRPARRTGKRTLGDLRAIPWVFSWSQSRCNLTSWYGVGSTLEKLKKEFPSEFKAIKDGVKKDPLLKYVFNNIDTSLEATDEDIMKAYSELVEDAKVKSSIFKLLSAELKKTRTMLKELLVDSFEARNPESFYTNKLRKETLDQIHYKQIDLLKKWRAMKVKGDSQKEEEQMLFYLLGSINAIATALRTTG, encoded by the coding sequence ATGAACAAAAAGGAAAGTAAGACTACACTTGAGATCATTAAGGAAAAGGTTGGTAAACCTTATGACGACCTCACCTTCTTATTAACTTGTTTAAAAGAAGTTTTAGAAGAAAATGGCGAAAAAGAGTTAGCTAACCAAGTGCCTTGGGTTAATGCTAATCCTTCATCTCAAGTTCTCGACGAACGTTTAATTCAATTATTCTCTTTGTGCTTCCAGTTACTGAACACTGTTGAAGAAAATGGCGAAGTACAAAACCGTAGAAAATCTGAATCCAAAAATGGATTGACTACAGAAGGTCTATGGGGAGCAAGATTGAAAAATCTAAAAGACGCAGGCTATTCTGAAAAAGAAATTGCTGAACACTTAAAAAATATCACAATTGAGCCTGTTTTAACAGCTCACCCTACAGAGGCGAAGCGTACTACTGTCTTGGAGCATAATCGTAATATGTATCTGATGATGGTAAAACGTGAAAACCAAATGTACAGCACGTACGAGCAAAATCAGATCAAAAAAGAGATCAAGACTATGCTTGATACCTTATGGCAAACAGGTGAAATCTTCATCGAAAAGCCAAAAGTATCTGATGAGCTTCGTAATATCCTTTACTACTTAACAAATATCTTCCCTACGGCTCTTCCGCTATTGGATATCCGTTTGGCTCAAGCTTGGGAAGATGCTGGTTTCGATAAAAAACTAATTGAAAAAGTTACAGACCGTCCTAAAATCTCATTTGGTGACTGGGTAGGTGGTGACCGCGATGGTAACCCATTTGTAACTGATACAGTAACAAAACATACTCTTTCAGAGCTTAGATTGAACGCGATTATCCATATCCGTGAGTCTATGCTTGAGCTTATCAAACGTTTGAGTTATTCGAAAGAATACACTGAAATGCCTAAGAAATTCATTGACCGTATCAATGAGATGCGTACAGAATTAGGTAGTCAAGCTGATAAAGCTCTTGAAAGAAACAGAGGTGAAGCTTACAGACAATTCTTAGGACTATGTCTTTTGAAACTTCCTATCAAGATTGATAACCACAATATCGAGCTTGCGGAGTCTGATACTTCATACTTCTACTCAAAAGATCTTTTGAACGACTTGAACTTGCTTCAAGATGTTCTTATCGAGAAAGGTGCTAGAAACGGAGCATTAGTTTATGTAAACAATACAATCCGTGTTGTTGATACTTTCGGTTTCCACCTTGCAAAACTTGATATTCGTCAAAACTCATCTTTCCACGACAAAGCAATCACTCAATTGATGAATGCTGCAGGTATCGAAGGTAACTTCGAGGAGTGGAACGAAGAGAAAAGACTTGTATTCTTGAACAACGAGCTTCAGTCTAACCGTCCATTCTCTTACAAAGGTGCTCCTCTTGAAAAAGAAGCGCAAACAGTAAAAGAGTGCTACGAAGTAATCGCTGATCAAGTAAACAAATACGGGTTGAACGGTATTGGTGCACTTATCGTAAGTATGACTCGTAGTGTATCTGACCTTCTTGCAGTATTCGTTCTTTGTAGAGAAGTTGGATTAACTGTTCAGACAGAAGAAGGACTTGTATGTAAATTACCAGTAGTTCCATTATTTGAAACTATCGAAGATTTACAACAATCTCCTCAGATCATGGAGAACTTCCTAGATCACCCACTTACTAAGCGTAGTCTTGAGTACCAACGTAAAGTGAACGAGTGGACCAAACCTCGTCAAATGATTATGGTTGGTTATTCTGACTCTAACAAAGATGGTGGTGTTATCGCGTCTCAATGGTCACTATTCCACTCTCAAGACAGATTGTCTACCGTAGCCAAAAACAGAGGCTTACACATGACATTCTTCCATGGTAAGGGTGGTTCTATTAGCCGTGGTGCAGGACCAACTCACATGTTCCTTGAGTCTCTTCCTCCATCATCTGTAAACGGTTATATGCGTTTGACAGAGCAAGGAGAAAGTATCGAGCAAAAATACTCGAACAAGATGACTGCTTGTTACAACCTTGAGCTTCTTGCAGCTGGTTCTGCTGAGGTGACAATCAAAGGTGATAACGACAAAGAGAACATCTACCCTTATACGAAAACGTTCTCTTGGATGGCAGAAGAAAGTAAGAAAACTTACGTAGAACTTCTGAACCACCCTAACTTCATCAAGTACTTTGCTGAAGCAACTCCTATTGATGCAATTGAGTCAAGTAGAATTGGTTCAAGACCAGCTCGTCGTACTGGTAAACGTACACTAGGTGACTTGAGAGCTATTCCTTGGGTATTTAGCTGGAGTCAATCTCGTTGTAACCTTACATCTTGGTACGGTGTAGGTAGCACGCTAGAGAAATTGAAGAAAGAATTCCCATCAGAATTCAAAGCGATCAAAGATGGTGTGAAGAAAGATCCACTTTTGAAATATGTTTTCAATAACATCGACACTAGTTTGGAAGCTACAGATGAAGACATCATGAAAGCTTACTCTGAACTAGTAGAAGATGCTAAAGTGAAATCTTCAATCTTCAAATTGCTTTCTGCTGAGTTGAAGAAAACAAGAACAATGTTGAAAGAACTTCTTGTTGATTCATTCGAAGCTCGTAACCCTGAGTCTTTCTACACAAACAAGTTGAGAAAAGAGACTCTAGATCAAATTCACTACAAACAAATTGATTTGTTGAAGAAGTGGAGAGCTATGAAAGTGAAAGGAGATAGCCAAAAAGAGGAAGAGCAAATGCTATTCTATCTATTAGGTTCTATCAATGCGATTGCAACAGCACTTCGCACAACTGGTTGA
- a CDS encoding PP2C family protein-serine/threonine phosphatase, whose amino-acid sequence MPNSNKVLQTYDLSNQFESDQELKKAGLLDNSLLSLGGASSLHILFFYLTKNTTGAIITASFAVTMFCILLLSKRGLIPFRMLKTLYPLLLHLLVMSIIVITGGLASPFIIWYGIVFSVSYFYGSLRKGVMWVIIGLIHISAIGLIDFLDVWEMKNYGLARYYTITNYYSAFLMLLYLGKAFYQYEQWHINSQLELTDLNDEVIAQNEELQQHKEEIQTQNERLEKSQTTLISSLNYGRKIQSTLLNFQFNLKNSFDESFVFQRPRDIVSGDFYWCKEIDNKVIVVVADCTGHGIPSAFLTIIGATNLNQTVTGFGLTDPSKVLKSLDNMIIQDLNQDRDEGMDMGIIVLDKTNGNVTYSGANTPLYLIRNSEIEQIKGTRAPLGDTKIKDKSFENIKIQLQKGDQLYLASDGFQDQFGGPNDRKYLKKRFREMLLKYSDLPMNRQKMKIEQEFTQWKNTQKQTDDILVLGIKY is encoded by the coding sequence ATGCCTAATTCAAATAAGGTTCTACAAACGTATGACCTATCTAATCAGTTTGAATCTGATCAAGAACTAAAGAAAGCGGGCTTGCTAGATAACTCTCTTTTATCTTTAGGAGGGGCAAGTTCTCTGCACATTTTATTCTTTTACCTAACAAAAAACACTACTGGGGCAATTATCACGGCATCTTTTGCTGTAACGATGTTTTGCATTTTACTTCTTTCGAAAAGAGGACTTATACCTTTTCGAATGCTTAAAACATTGTACCCACTACTTTTACACCTACTTGTAATGAGTATCATTGTCATTACGGGAGGACTGGCTTCACCTTTCATCATTTGGTACGGAATTGTCTTTAGTGTTTCCTATTTCTATGGCAGTCTCAGAAAAGGAGTAATGTGGGTAATTATTGGACTTATACATATCTCTGCCATAGGGTTAATCGATTTCTTAGATGTATGGGAAATGAAAAACTATGGGCTAGCTCGTTATTACACAATCACGAATTACTACTCTGCTTTCCTTATGCTTTTATACCTAGGAAAAGCCTTTTATCAATACGAACAATGGCACATCAATAGTCAGCTAGAATTGACGGATTTAAATGATGAGGTTATTGCCCAAAACGAAGAACTACAACAGCATAAGGAGGAAATTCAGACCCAAAATGAGCGCCTTGAAAAATCACAGACTACGCTAATTTCAAGTTTGAATTATGGACGAAAAATTCAATCGACTTTACTGAACTTTCAGTTTAATTTAAAAAATAGTTTCGATGAGTCTTTTGTATTCCAACGCCCTAGAGATATTGTAAGTGGAGACTTTTACTGGTGTAAGGAAATTGACAATAAAGTAATCGTAGTAGTTGCTGACTGTACAGGACATGGTATTCCATCAGCATTCTTGACCATAATAGGTGCTACAAATCTCAACCAAACAGTAACGGGTTTTGGACTTACAGATCCTTCTAAGGTTTTAAAATCATTGGATAATATGATTATTCAAGATTTAAACCAAGACAGAGATGAAGGTATGGATATGGGTATTATAGTGCTTGACAAAACTAATGGCAATGTCACTTATAGTGGAGCAAACACTCCTCTTTACCTTATAAGAAACTCAGAAATTGAACAAATAAAAGGTACGAGAGCACCTCTTGGTGATACAAAAATTAAGGATAAGTCTTTTGAGAATATAAAAATCCAACTTCAGAAAGGAGATCAACTCTACCTTGCATCGGATGGATTCCAAGATCAATTTGGAGGCCCTAATGATCGAAAATATCTGAAAAAACGATTTAGAGAAATGCTATTAAAATATAGTGATCTTCCAATGAATCGTCAGAAAATGAAAATAGAACAAGAATTTACTCAGTGGAAAAATACTCAAAAACAAACTGACGATATTCTAGTTCTTGGTATTAAATATTAA
- a CDS encoding GAF domain-containing protein, whose translation MKNGQLNDVLKLYQQFSREVSLEGLTKSVLGNILSHTNIEKIKLITRSGDHFLIQAYQNKDELPVLMERSFPALPDDLPLSIISQLHRKPRPVLLTKTQLTVHFSNDPYIKLKKPHTVGCLPLTNEHLNVGYIYVENSQKTPIADEEFALLEMLSPQIAITLQNVLINESLRDSETASFNNPVYIPKKKEVKTGEEQEAKAIEEQFKLFASLGEDIINCESMEMLTRTSYNKVNSLMDANIFDIGLVDESKNTIEFPSTIEQGEVLPHNAVSLDDENQLAVLCWKKQQEILIGDIAEELNYYLPNQEKITPVVGQSAQSIIYIPITYRNRKIGVITTQSVEKNAYSARDVEMLKVLSKFVGIALENASLLDIQTQKNEDYRKELEDAYNTIKQLGEIGQDITSHLSIETIVETVYKHLSHLIKMPLFSLGIYNEKHNRIDVPITFENGKRVSPFYYDISKKDRLSVLAFSEGKEIVIRDLEEELNRYLPEATLPNRDESEIPSSAIFIPLRGKEGVVGVITVQDFRTNAFSEKEINIIRTMSMYVGIALDNALVYESLEEIVMERTSEILNQKEEIEAQRDRVERSFSDVKMLSTIGLTISTTLSTSAIIRTVYDKLQEIMDVSAFGIGILNPVKNRIDFNGAMENGTELPFFYHDLNDMLRYSVWSVKNRKEVFMNNHIEEYHNYIETAAKPVQGRDTQSLIYLPLETKDKIIGVMTVQSFNPNAYNSYHLDILRNMAIYAATAIVNAESYEKIERQKDELHATSQKVTSSIKYAKRIQNAVLPNRIMVKKLINESFVFFKPKDIVSGDFLWFSERGDKIFMATVDCTGHGVPGAFMSVIGNDLLNETINIRGIESPELVLDMLNKEVNERLNQNDADSQSRDGMDMTLCVINKKESTLEFAGAKNPLFIIKNGELEVIKGDKMPIGGLQKYHEGKSFTKHTLTIDPEANYYMFSDGYADQFGGEDGRKFMMKNFKQLLIDNSSKPMDKQRTMLRRNLMEWMERQSVQTDDILVVGMRFSEEELGETVVIEEAEA comes from the coding sequence ATGAAGAACGGGCAACTAAATGATGTACTCAAGCTATATCAGCAGTTTTCGAGGGAAGTATCTCTAGAAGGACTTACTAAGTCTGTTTTAGGAAACATACTGTCTCACACTAACATTGAGAAAATTAAATTGATCACTCGCTCTGGTGACCATTTTCTGATTCAAGCTTATCAGAATAAAGATGAGTTGCCAGTACTTATGGAGCGTTCTTTTCCTGCATTGCCAGATGATCTGCCATTGAGTATTATTTCTCAGTTGCACCGTAAACCTCGTCCAGTCTTATTGACAAAGACACAGCTTACTGTTCATTTCAGTAATGACCCGTATATCAAGTTGAAAAAACCTCATACGGTAGGTTGTCTTCCTCTGACAAACGAGCATCTTAATGTAGGATATATTTATGTAGAGAACAGTCAGAAAACGCCAATAGCTGATGAAGAATTTGCATTGCTTGAAATGCTGTCTCCTCAGATCGCTATTACTCTACAAAATGTTCTGATCAATGAAAGCTTAAGGGATAGTGAGACTGCGAGTTTCAATAATCCAGTTTACATTCCTAAGAAAAAAGAAGTAAAAACAGGTGAAGAGCAAGAGGCTAAAGCAATAGAAGAACAATTCAAATTGTTCGCCTCTCTTGGTGAAGATATTATCAACTGTGAGTCAATGGAGATGTTGACTCGTACCTCTTATAATAAGGTGAACTCATTGATGGATGCCAATATTTTTGATATTGGACTCGTTGATGAGAGCAAAAATACAATTGAGTTTCCTTCAACAATTGAACAAGGTGAGGTACTTCCTCACAATGCGGTTTCATTAGATGATGAAAACCAATTGGCAGTTCTTTGTTGGAAGAAACAACAAGAAATTCTGATTGGAGATATTGCAGAAGAACTTAACTATTATCTACCAAATCAAGAAAAGATAACACCTGTGGTTGGGCAGTCAGCTCAATCTATTATTTATATTCCGATTACTTACAGAAATCGTAAGATTGGAGTAATCACAACGCAGAGTGTCGAGAAGAATGCATATTCGGCAAGAGATGTTGAAATGCTTAAGGTTCTTTCTAAGTTCGTAGGAATAGCCTTGGAAAATGCTTCTCTTCTTGATATTCAGACACAAAAGAATGAGGATTATAGAAAGGAATTGGAAGATGCTTACAATACCATCAAGCAGCTTGGTGAAATTGGACAGGATATTACTTCTCACCTTTCTATTGAAACGATTGTAGAGACGGTTTATAAACACCTTAGTCATCTCATTAAAATGCCATTGTTCTCATTGGGTATTTACAATGAAAAGCACAATCGTATTGATGTTCCAATTACTTTTGAAAACGGTAAGCGAGTATCTCCATTCTATTATGATATTTCTAAAAAGGATCGTTTGTCGGTACTTGCATTCTCAGAAGGTAAGGAGATTGTCATTCGTGACTTGGAAGAAGAATTGAATCGTTATCTCCCAGAAGCGACCCTTCCAAACAGAGACGAGAGTGAGATACCATCATCAGCTATCTTTATTCCTCTAAGAGGTAAAGAAGGAGTTGTAGGGGTAATCACGGTACAAGATTTTAGAACGAATGCGTTTTCAGAAAAAGAGATCAATATCATCCGTACAATGAGTATGTACGTTGGTATTGCCCTAGATAACGCCCTTGTTTATGAAAGCTTGGAGGAAATTGTAATGGAGCGTACTTCGGAAATCCTGAACCAAAAAGAGGAAATCGAAGCGCAAAGAGACCGTGTAGAAAGATCATTTAGTGATGTAAAGATGCTTTCAACAATTGGTCTTACAATTTCGACGACACTTTCTACTTCAGCGATTATCCGAACAGTATATGACAAGCTTCAAGAAATCATGGATGTATCGGCTTTCGGTATTGGTATCTTAAACCCTGTCAAAAATAGAATTGATTTCAATGGTGCAATGGAAAATGGAACGGAGCTTCCATTCTTCTATCATGATCTCAATGATATGTTACGCTATTCTGTTTGGTCTGTGAAGAACAGAAAAGAGGTGTTTATGAATAATCATATTGAGGAGTATCATAATTACATTGAGACAGCAGCAAAACCTGTTCAAGGTAGAGATACACAATCTTTGATCTATTTACCTCTAGAAACAAAGGATAAGATTATTGGTGTAATGACTGTACAAAGTTTCAATCCGAATGCTTATAACAGTTATCACCTAGACATTCTTCGAAATATGGCAATTTACGCAGCAACAGCAATTGTGAATGCAGAGTCATATGAGAAAATTGAACGTCAGAAAGATGAACTACATGCTACTTCTCAGAAAGTAACATCAAGTATCAAGTATGCAAAACGTATCCAAAATGCGGTATTGCCAAACCGTATTATGGTGAAGAAGTTGATTAATGAATCTTTTGTATTCTTTAAACCAAAAGATATTGTAAGCGGAGACTTCTTGTGGTTTAGTGAGCGTGGTGATAAAATCTTTATGGCTACGGTTGACTGTACAGGTCACGGGGTTCCAGGTGCATTCATGTCCGTAATTGGTAATGACCTGTTGAATGAAACAATCAATATTCGAGGTATTGAATCTCCTGAGCTTGTTTTGGACATGCTGAATAAAGAAGTCAATGAGCGTTTGAATCAGAATGATGCTGATAGCCAAAGCCGAGATGGTATGGATATGACGCTTTGTGTGATCAATAAAAAAGAAAGCACACTTGAGTTTGCAGGAGCGAAAAATCCTTTATTCATCATTAAGAATGGTGAGCTAGAAGTAATCAAAGGTGATAAAATGCCTATTGGTGGTCTTCAGAAATATCATGAAGGTAAAAGCTTTACAAAACATACATTGACTATTGATCCTGAAGCGAACTATTACATGTTCTCAGATGGTTACGCCGATCAGTTTGGTGGTGAAGATGGTCGTAAGTTTATGATGAAAAACTTCAAGCAATTATTGATTGATAACTCATCTAAACCAATGGACAAGCAACGTACAATGCTTCGTCGTAACTTGATGGAATGGATGGAAAGACAGTCTGTTCAAACGGATGATATCTTGGTAGTAGGTATGCGTTTTTCTGAAGAAGAACTAGGGGAGACCGTAGTTATAGAAGAGGCTGAAGCATAA
- the cydB gene encoding cytochrome d ubiquinol oxidase subunit II yields MDYNVIWYILVGVLLIGYAILDGFDLGVGALHLLAKGDHNRRIVMNSIGPVWDGNEVWLITAGGAVFAAFPHVYATAFSGFYIPFMLLLAALIFRAVAMEFRSKEPHRRWRQFWDAAFSISSAIAATLFGVTIGNAVTGINIGADKEYQGTLMELLNPYALMIGFFVLTVFTLHGSLYLIIKTEGELQKQVKQWAMKVYWIFIIFYIIVTGYTLFLHPEMIANFSFGKINYIGGRHELIDHYDTFVSITAWIIVILNGLAVLNIHRCLVKGLEHQGFISSALSIGAMVGLFALGIFPNMIVSTFDPTYSLDIYNASSSQKTLKTMFYIALVGIPFVLSYTIAIYWVFRGKTQLDENSY; encoded by the coding sequence ATGGATTATAATGTAATTTGGTACATTTTAGTTGGTGTTTTACTTATTGGATACGCCATACTTGATGGGTTTGACTTGGGAGTTGGAGCATTGCACCTTTTAGCCAAAGGAGATCATAACCGACGCATTGTGATGAATAGTATAGGCCCTGTTTGGGATGGTAATGAGGTTTGGCTTATTACGGCTGGTGGTGCTGTATTTGCGGCTTTTCCACATGTCTATGCTACTGCCTTTTCTGGTTTTTATATTCCTTTTATGCTTCTTTTGGCAGCTCTAATTTTTCGGGCTGTAGCCATGGAATTTAGGTCTAAAGAACCGCACAGACGCTGGCGTCAATTTTGGGATGCTGCATTTTCAATCAGTTCGGCAATTGCAGCTACACTTTTTGGTGTTACTATCGGTAATGCCGTTACAGGTATAAATATAGGTGCAGATAAAGAATATCAGGGTACGCTTATGGAGCTATTAAATCCTTATGCACTTATGATTGGTTTCTTTGTCTTGACTGTATTCACTTTACATGGATCGCTTTATCTGATCATTAAGACAGAGGGAGAACTTCAAAAACAAGTGAAACAATGGGCTATGAAAGTCTACTGGATTTTTATCATTTTCTATATCATTGTGACAGGCTATACACTGTTTCTACATCCAGAAATGATTGCAAACTTTTCATTTGGGAAAATCAATTATATAGGAGGTAGACATGAACTGATCGATCATTACGATACATTCGTTTCAATAACAGCTTGGATTATTGTGATTCTTAATGGGCTTGCAGTATTGAACATCCATCGTTGTTTGGTGAAAGGTCTAGAGCATCAAGGTTTTATTTCTTCAGCTTTATCTATTGGAGCGATGGTAGGTCTATTTGCACTAGGGATTTTCCCAAATATGATTGTATCTACATTTGATCCGACTTATAGTTTGGATATTTACAATGCTTCGTCATCTCAAAAGACTCTGAAGACCATGTTCTATATCGCATTAGTCGGAATTCCTTTTGTGTTGTCTTATACCATTGCAATTTATTGGGTATTTAGAGGTAAGACACAACTAGATGAAAACAGTTATTAA
- a CDS encoding cytochrome ubiquinol oxidase subunit I gives MDVEILSRIQFAFTIMFHYIYPPFSIGLGLIMVICEGMYLKTDEKVYENMARFWTKIFATTFSIGVATGIVMEFEFGTNWATYSRYVGDIFGSPLAAEGIFAFFLESGFLAVLLFGWNRVSKRTHFFSTCMVALGSTMSAFWIVVANSWMQTPTAYEIVGTGLEARAEITDFWAMVFNPSSLIRFAHTVNGAFVQGAFLVISISAYYIIKNRHLDLAYKSIKIALGVALVASLLQPVLGHEHANVVAEYQPAKLAAYEGLYESTDHASMYVIGWTDPETEKTYGIEIPGMLSFLIAFDFDHKVPGLKEFPKEDWPNVNLVFQTYHIMVGLGMLFIALTAFSILALKRKNLHEKKWLIYILIFSVPLPVIANQAGWVSAEAGRQPWIVQDILRTSDALSKAVKAEEVLFSLIMFFCIYLLLFFAWIYILDKEIKHGPEDAVTSYSHRKERLDMFEDKDEE, from the coding sequence ATGGATGTAGAAATACTTTCCCGAATCCAATTTGCCTTCACAATCATGTTCCATTATATCTACCCACCATTTAGTATTGGTTTGGGTTTAATTATGGTGATTTGTGAAGGAATGTATCTGAAAACTGATGAGAAAGTGTATGAAAATATGGCGAGATTTTGGACAAAAATCTTTGCGACAACTTTCTCTATTGGTGTGGCCACAGGTATTGTGATGGAATTTGAGTTTGGAACAAACTGGGCTACATATTCAAGGTATGTAGGTGATATTTTTGGGTCGCCACTAGCAGCAGAAGGTATCTTTGCCTTTTTCTTAGAATCAGGATTTTTGGCAGTTCTGCTGTTCGGATGGAATAGGGTTTCTAAGCGAACTCACTTCTTTTCAACATGTATGGTGGCGCTTGGTTCTACTATGTCAGCTTTCTGGATTGTAGTAGCTAACTCATGGATGCAAACACCTACAGCTTACGAAATTGTAGGTACAGGACTTGAAGCAAGAGCTGAGATTACAGATTTCTGGGCAATGGTTTTCAACCCTTCATCCCTTATTCGTTTTGCTCATACCGTAAATGGTGCATTTGTACAGGGAGCATTCCTAGTCATAAGTATTTCTGCTTATTACATCATTAAAAATCGTCATTTAGATCTAGCATATAAATCTATAAAAATAGCATTGGGTGTAGCGCTAGTGGCTTCACTTCTTCAACCCGTTCTTGGGCATGAGCATGCAAATGTGGTAGCAGAATATCAACCTGCTAAACTAGCAGCTTATGAAGGATTGTATGAATCAACGGATCATGCATCAATGTATGTGATTGGTTGGACGGATCCTGAAACTGAAAAAACATACGGAATTGAGATACCAGGAATGCTTAGTTTCTTGATCGCTTTTGATTTTGATCATAAAGTACCTGGCTTAAAAGAATTTCCGAAAGAAGATTGGCCCAATGTCAATCTCGTTTTTCAGACCTACCACATTATGGTGGGGCTAGGAATGTTGTTCATCGCACTTACAGCTTTTTCTATTCTAGCACTGAAACGTAAGAATTTACATGAAAAGAAATGGCTCATTTATATTCTGATTTTCTCGGTGCCATTACCTGTAATCGCTAACCAAGCTGGTTGGGTTTCGGCAGAAGCAGGGCGACAGCCTTGGATTGTACAAGATATTTTGCGTACAAGTGATGCACTCTCAAAAGCAGTAAAAGCAGAAGAGGTTTTATTCTCTCTTATCATGTTTTTCTGTATTTACCTTCTCTTGTTTTTTGCATGGATATACATCCTAGATAAAGAAATTAAACATGGACCAGAAGATGCGGTAACAAGTTACTCGCACAGAAAAGAAAGATTGGACATGTTTGAAGATAAAGATGAAGAGTAA